One segment of Polaribacter huanghezhanensis DNA contains the following:
- the ubiE gene encoding bifunctional demethylmenaquinone methyltransferase/2-methoxy-6-polyprenyl-1,4-benzoquinol methylase UbiE, with translation MSAEKINPYKDSELGKKEQVAQMFDNISENYDGLNRVISFGIDVKWRKKVVAIVGENNPKQILDIATGTGDLAIMMASLHPDKITGLDISAGMLDVGKQKIAKANLSDKIEMIVGDSENMPFKDETFDAITVSFGVRNFANLDKGLTEIKRVLKPNGKLVILETSNPTKFPYKQGYRFHTSVILPIIGKLFSKDKVAYSYLSESANSFPFGEKFNNILLKNGFTTATDTPVTFGVASIYTATK, from the coding sequence CAAGTTGCTCAAATGTTTGATAATATTTCTGAAAACTACGATGGTTTAAATCGTGTTATTTCTTTCGGAATTGATGTGAAATGGCGCAAAAAAGTGGTTGCAATTGTTGGCGAAAATAATCCGAAGCAAATATTAGATATTGCAACTGGAACTGGAGATTTAGCAATTATGATGGCTTCTTTACATCCTGATAAAATTACAGGTTTAGATATTTCTGCTGGAATGTTAGACGTTGGGAAACAAAAAATTGCCAAAGCAAATTTATCAGACAAAATAGAAATGATTGTTGGCGATTCTGAAAATATGCCTTTTAAAGATGAAACTTTTGATGCAATTACCGTTTCTTTTGGCGTTCGTAATTTCGCAAATTTAGACAAAGGTTTAACAGAGATTAAACGTGTTTTAAAACCCAACGGAAAATTGGTGATTTTAGAAACTTCAAACCCAACAAAATTTCCGTACAAACAAGGATATCGCTTTCACACTTCAGTGATACTTCCAATAATTGGCAAATTGTTTTCTAAAGATAAAGTTGCGTATTCGTATTTATCAGAATCTGCAAATTCTTTTCCTTTTGGAGAAAAATTCAACAATATTTTACTAAAAAATGGGTTTACTACTGCAACAGATACACCCGTAACTTTTGGTGTAGCATCAATTTATACAGCTACAAAGTAA
- a CDS encoding TrmH family RNA methyltransferase, producing the protein MNLSKNHIKLITSLQQKKYRQKHKLFVAEGVKVVNELLNSTFKVAQLFITDDFEVSSETENTIIVSEKELKKISQLKTPNKVVGLFEIPETLSTQNTGIIVALDAINDPGNLGTIIRLCDWFGVQKLVCSTTTVDCYNQKVVQASMGSLTRVEIIYTDLIDFLKETKLPIFIADMEGENVYKSDLPKEAVLVMGNEANGISDAIRKLVDAKISIPRFGNIQETESLNVATATAILLSEFKRNVQ; encoded by the coding sequence ATGAATTTATCAAAGAATCACATTAAACTTATAACTAGTTTACAGCAAAAAAAGTATCGCCAAAAACACAAATTATTTGTTGCCGAAGGCGTAAAAGTTGTAAATGAATTGCTCAATTCTACTTTTAAAGTTGCGCAGCTTTTTATAACTGATGATTTTGAGGTTTCTTCTGAAACAGAAAATACTATAATCGTTTCTGAAAAGGAACTAAAAAAGATAAGTCAACTTAAAACACCCAATAAAGTTGTAGGGTTATTTGAAATTCCTGAAACGCTTTCAACTCAAAATACTGGAATCATTGTTGCGCTTGATGCGATAAACGATCCTGGAAATTTAGGAACAATAATTCGTTTGTGCGATTGGTTTGGCGTACAAAAACTCGTTTGTTCTACAACAACGGTAGATTGTTACAATCAAAAAGTTGTGCAAGCATCTATGGGTTCTTTAACGCGTGTAGAAATTATTTATACGGATTTAATTGATTTCTTAAAAGAAACGAAACTGCCAATTTTTATTGCTGATATGGAAGGCGAAAATGTCTATAAAAGCGATTTGCCAAAAGAAGCAGTTTTGGTGATGGGAAATGAAGCAAACGGAATTTCTGATGCAATTAGGAAATTGGTTGATGCTAAAATCTCAATTCCAAGATTTGGAAATATTCAAGAAACAGAAAGTTTAAATGTTGCAACCGCAACTGCAATTTTATTAAGTGAGTTTAAGAGAAATGTCCAATAA
- a CDS encoding porin family protein, translated as MKPIQLLSLGLFFIFSNSLFAQRDRVDYLPSFDKKKLHYGFYLGINQNDFKIDYKTSNYANANISVTATSGFNVGLIADLRLHKNINLRFEPGLISNSKTLAFTHINTERDSIRQIGSTYLHIPFVFKFSTDRMDNVRPYLLAGISYDYNFSSNQRNANDNSGGEFRMKKHNFMYEVGIGIDIYLYFFKFSPSIRGVFALNNELKYDDSANSQWTSPVNFLGTRGVFLNFAFE; from the coding sequence ATGAAACCAATCCAATTACTTTCTTTAGGGCTCTTTTTTATCTTCTCAAATTCTTTATTTGCACAAAGAGATCGAGTAGATTATTTACCTAGTTTTGATAAAAAAAAATTACACTATGGGTTTTACCTTGGTATAAATCAGAACGATTTTAAGATCGATTACAAAACAAGTAATTACGCAAACGCAAATATAAGCGTAACCGCAACTAGTGGGTTTAATGTTGGTTTAATTGCCGATTTACGTTTGCACAAAAATATTAATTTACGTTTTGAGCCAGGTTTAATTAGCAATTCTAAAACCTTAGCTTTTACGCACATCAACACAGAACGAGATAGCATTCGACAAATTGGCTCTACCTATTTACACATTCCTTTTGTCTTTAAATTTAGTACAGACAGAATGGATAATGTGAGACCTTATTTGTTAGCTGGAATTTCTTATGATTATAATTTTTCTAGCAATCAAAGAAATGCAAATGACAATTCTGGTGGAGAATTTAGAATGAAAAAGCACAATTTTATGTACGAAGTTGGAATTGGAATCGATATTTATTTATATTTTTTTAAATTTTCTCCTTCAATTCGCGGTGTATTTGCTTTGAATAATGAATTGAAATATGATGACAGCGCAAATAGTCAGTGGACTTCTCCAGTCAACTTTTTAGGAACTCGTGGTGTTTTCTTGAATTTTGCTTTTGAGTAG